The genomic region CACAGTCATCCCCATAAGTGCCCCACTACGCACTACTGACTCATTCTCGACAACAACAAGTGCACGCAAACGCTCGAGATCATGTTGCGCATGCTTATTGTGACGCCAATTCAGAATCTCATCAGCCATCGTCTCTCCTATACCATTAACTGCAAGTAAGGCCTCCCTATCTGCAGCAAAGAATGCATCAAAAGAACCGAAGTATGTGGCGAGATCATGTGCAGTCTCTTCTCCAATCTGTGGAATTGCGAGTGCGACAATGAAACGTGAAAGTGGCACATGCTTGCGTTCACTGAAAGCATCGACGAGCTGCTCTGCGGACTTCTCTCCCCAGCCCTCAAGATTCACCAAGTCACCCTTAGTAAGCGTATAAAAATCCGCAACGCTTGTTACAAGTCCTTCACGCATAAGCTGCTCTACTATTTTTGGACCACACCCAACGACGTTTAATGCACTTTTCCCTACAACATAAGAAAGCTTACGAAGCTTTTGCGCAAACGAATCAGCGTCTACCGCTCTATGCGCAACTTGCCCAGGGATACGCTCAATCTTTCCAATCCCTTCAACAAAATCAGGGAAACGGAATGGCTTTGACCCCTTCGGGCGAAGCTCGGGAATCACTGCAATAATATCAGGTATAACATCCCCAGCCTTTTCGAGCACGACGGTATCTCCGATGCGCACATCAAGGCGTACTATTTCGTCTTCATTATGAAGGGTTGCACGGGAGACGGTTGTTCCAAGCACAGAAACAGGGCGCAAGTGTGCAACCGGCGTAATAACGCCCGTACGACCCACCTGCAAGACGATATCCTCCACGACGGTGGTTACCTGCTCTGTCGGGAATTTAAAGGCTATAGCCCAACGTGGGCCCTTTCCAGTGTACCCTAGAGCATCTTGATACTCCTTCTCTGCAACCTTCACTACAACACCATCAATCCAATACTCCTCTGCCCGAGTGCGTGTTTGCCAATGCTTCCAGAATGCAATAACCTCATCAACGGACTTGCATACCTTGAAATGGGGATTCACCTTGAATCCGAGGCGGCGCATAAGTTCAAGATTCTCTTGCTGCGTCTTTGGTCGCTCGCCATCGTAAGCACCCATTTCATAGATGAATGTATCCAACTTTCGTTCCGCAGCGATACGTGCGTCAAGCTGCCTCAATGTACCCGCAGCAGCGTTTCTCGGGTTCGCAAAGAGTGGTTCACCCTTTGCTGTACGCTCTTTATTAAGGCGTGCGAGCTCTGTCGTTGAAAGCCATGCCTCACCTTCCACAATAAGATCATGTGGCTCCTTGAGGGTAAGCGGTACTGACTCTATCGTACGTGCATTATGGGTCACATCTTCCCCCACAACTCCATCACCTCGAGTGAGTGCAAGTACAAGCTTGCCCTTCACATATTCGAGCACAAGTTTCAAACCATCGATCTTCAGCTCACACACATAGGTCGGTATCACGTGCTTACCCGTTTCCTGTACAAGCATACGCTTCACGCGCTCATCAAACTCACGCATATCCTCTACGGTAAAAATATCACCGAGTGACCATTGCGGAACCTTATGTTTCACTTTTTTGAAAGCGGCGAGCGGCCTCCCCGCGATGCGCTGCGAAGGAGAATCAGGAGTGATGAGCTCAGGGTACTCTGCCTCGATACGCACGAGCTCATCTTTGAGTGAATCAAGTGCCTCAGGCGAAATCTCCTCCTTGTCATAGACATGATACTGCTCACGATAGTGATTGATCGCTTCACGGAGCTTTGCGATCCTTTCGAGAATATCCTTGCCTGGCTTAGTCATACATTGAGTATAACATGGAGCAATTGAACAAAAAACAGCGATTATACGCTGTTTTTACTAGATATTTACGGAAACTTCGATAGTACGCTGAGTGACACGCGGACTGGTGATATTTCCACAAACATCTGAATATCCATTTGCGGTGAAGGTGGTAAGAATACCTGACTTTGCGACGGTCACCTGCACACACGAGCTCGGAAGATCGAGCGAGAACGAAGATGATCCCGTAGTGGTTGCGGTCACTGTGGTCGTATAGTTTTTGACGTAGGGATTTCCTGCACACTTGAAGTCCGTAGTCGAAGTCGACATCGGCCACGATTCTGAGGGGGTAAGCAACCCAAACTGTGTTGAATTTCCGCGCGCAAATGGAGTATACGGCATCTGACTGATTCCCGCAGAAGAATAATAGTTTGCGGCGAGACCCAAATCTTGTGCAGCCTGACTATTGATGCGATCGAGAAAGACCGCACACTCAAGTCCTCGGCTTGCCGCAGCAAATGCACGTACCGAATCACGTGCGAATGTTGCAAGCGCAACCTCCTTAATCGAGATCGCAAAGACACCCATACTCATTGCGAGAATTATGCTTGAAATGAGCACTGCCAGAAGCAATACATACCCTCTTTGTTTTTTTGCTTGCATGATGGTGTTAGATAGGGAGATTAGGGAACCAATTCATGAGCGTGTCATAAAGGAAAATTTTCCTCGTTTGATTTCCTGCAGGATAATCAACCTCAACAGTAACAGTGTACTCAGTCTTGTTCGCATTCGTTGCAACCGTCACAATGCGCTTCATGCCCGTATCTTTCCAGCCGGCAGGCGGCGGAGCAGGCATTTGTCTATACGTGCCATCGGTGTATTGATACACACTACAGGCAGAAACTGAAGCACATCCGCGAAGAGAGCTGTTTTGCCAAATTGTTGCGCTACCCTCTACTGCCGCCTGTTGCAGTGAAAAATCTACTGCACAACCTACACCCGTACAGGTCGGATCGATGTTATTCACCCATGAAGCCATGCTACGCGCATTATTGTTGTCACGCATATTATGGATGATTTCAAGCGCCTCCTCACCTAGTCGCGCTGCTGCAATCTCCTCTCGTGCATACGCTGCAGAACGCAAACTTTTTGCAGCAAGGAGAAAAGGACCACCAAGGGCAAAAGTAAGCACAGTAACCGCAACAACAGTTTCAATCAGAGTAATTCCTTTTTTCATATTAGCTTGGTGTTACAAGATGTGAATTTGGAGTTCGTGGTGTAATGGAGGTCTGAACAGTAAAATTACGCGCAGTCTTTGAAACGTGTGCGATTCCGGTCATAATCATGGTTACAATAGGCTGATCAAGGTCAAGTGGTGCTCCGCGGACATAGAACTTCAAGCTCGTCACCTCCACCTCCGGCGCTGTCATACGCTCCCACGTACCACTGTTTGCGAGCATGCGCTCCACAGATGAACTTGTTGCGTTGAAACGAAACTGCTGTTCTTGCATTGAACTTGAAAGACCTCCTGGTCCATAAAATCGCAACTTAGAGGAACCACCACTCTGATATGTACAATCCGATTGCCTTCCATCACTCGCATCTCCAGGAAAATTTGCTCCGCAATCAAAACGGATACCCATACGTATCGTTCGTGCGATGGCATCCATTGCACTGTTTGCATTATCCATGACCACACGCATCGCACGTGCTTCTCTTGAAGTGTTATTGAGAGAGGTAAGCGCGCCCACTGCAATAGTAACCACCATAGTAAAAATCGCAGTTGCTACGATAATCTCGATCAAAGTAAAACCACGCTGCTTCATGTCTTAATTGTAGCATAACAAAAACACTTTTGCGCATACGCAAAAGTGTTTTACTTCACAGATATTTGACCCGTATTCCAGAACTCAACAATTCGTTGATAACCTTTATTTGACTTAATGATGACCTGAGCTACCGAGAATGCCTCAGGAGGTGCTACTGCGCTAGGTTTCCCCCGAATTGCTGCATCGGGGCTAGGTCGTTTAAACACGAAATCAAATGACTGTGCGAAGTCGGTAGAAATACCACTCGTACAATCAGCAGAGCCCGCATGTGTCGCACCCGATCGTAAGCCACAGAGTGCGCTAATCGTCACTCCCTTAAGAAGATTGATTTTCTTCTCACACTCCGCCCCAACAACACTACAGTTCCCGCTATTATCGAACACATAATCTCCATCAAGGTCTGCGAAAAAGACAAACTGAGTGGTCGACGCTCGGTCAAAATGCACCCCATAACCTGCATACGTACCATTGAAGGAACGCTTTACAGAAAGAGAATTAACCTGTGCCTCGTGTCCAAACTGTGCTATTTGATGCGCCAAAATATCGACTCCGATACGATTATTGAAATTATTATAACTAAGTACCGTCACCGTCGAAAGGGTAGCAAAAATCGCAATCGATATCGAAAGTTCAATAAATGAGAATCCACGATTCTTCTGTTTTGGGAGTATATGAAATAGCATTATTTTGAAACGTGAATCAGTATTTGCTGCATCGATGCATTTATCAGGCTTCAGAATTTGGATGAAATTTGCCTTATTGGAGCCATATGAACTCTAGTGAGCCGTATGGGTTATACGGTGAACGAGGCATGTGGCGAAATAAGGTAAAGTTCGCCAAATTATAAGCCTAGTAGAAGGACAAGCTTAAAGTGAGAACACTCCAACCGTAATAGTACACGAGCACCGTAGCCAGCGCGATGAACGGTCCAAACGGAACTTCCGTGCGCATACTTCCCTTCTTCATAAGCAAGATAACTACCGATGGTATTGCTGCAAGCCAGAATGCGAAGATCAGAGCAGAGAGTCCACCCAAAAGTCCGAGGAACCATGCAACACCCCAAACCAATTTTGCATCACCGAGACCCATAGCCCTTCCTCGTGAGAAATACCAGATAGCCGCGAGAGGGACTGCGAGGAGTGGCGCTGCGGCAACATCGATCCAACGAGGAACCGACACAAAGAGTGGCATAAGACTTGGCCATGCCGCCTCATAAGCGCGCAGTGCAACTGCGGCAATACCCACAAATGCAAATAAGAGCGAGAGTGAATCAGGAATGATCTTGTGACGAAAATCATATGCGGAAATCACCACAAGGGTCGCGAGTGCGACTGCATCAATCGCAAACTGCGCAGCGATGAGTGGAGTATACGAGAACAATGAGAAGTGCGTATGCTGAGCGGCAACAAGCACAAGGAGTCCTGTGAGTGCTTCGACGATGGGGTACTGGAACGAGAGCTTGCCTCTGCAGTACGCACAGCGCCCACCCTGAATGATGAATGAAACGAGTGGAATAAGCATGTACCACTTGAGCGGCTTACCACAATTCATGCATTTACTACGTCCTCCGAGTGTACGCCCACTCCCCATGCGCAGCACAACCACGTTAAGGAAAGAGCCAATAATGAGGCCAAATATAAAAATGAGGCCAGTATTCACAAAGTAGAAAAGTGCGCTGATATCCATACACTATAGTATAGCACAGTTTATTTTTTCAGCAGTTTAATTCTGAAAAAACAAAACCACCCGAAGGTGGTATATGTTTTATTAATTAGAGACGTCGTAACAAAGCTCTGTAGGAGTTGCTTGTCCCTGAGGAGTACCCGCAGTATTGTCACAGCTGATGCTTGTTCCGTTGAATGAAAATACACCAGTCTTATCAGAGTCTGACAAAAGTGCAGTATTATCACCACGCTCAAGCTTTGCAGCAATGATGTATGAGGTCGTTGTACCACCATACACGTAGTATGTACTTGCTGTAGGATCTGTTGGAACCTTTGGAATATAGGTTGGAGAGAGCACACCAAGCTCCGTTGAAGATGCAGTGATTGCATTTACTGCATTCCTAATTGGATAAGATGAGCTTGCATCATAGTAAAGCTCAAGTGCGAGCTGGATCTGACCAACATCTGAGATGCGGCGTGCGTCACGGCTCTTTGCACGTGCAGTCGAAAGCGAAGCGAGTACCACAGATGAAAGGATACCGATGATCGCAATAACGACGAGGAGTTCAATAAGGGTGAAACCCTTAGAACCCTTGATAAGGTTTTTTGACATATATGTGTTTACCCGATTGGGCTTTCTTTATTATACCCTACTTTTCATCTGCACATGCAATACATTTGCGTTACCTGTGGAAAACAAAAACCACCCGAGGGTGGTTTTTGCTTATGGCGCAAGATCGTAACACGCTTCAGTGCCAGAATTAAGGTTACACCTGCTCCCCCTTCCGAAGAAAACAGTATTTGCTGTGTCCCCATCGGTCGCCAGAGGTGCGCTTGAACTCGCGTTGATCTCAAGATCAGCACCGAGAAGATAGGCAGTGGCACTTACTGACCCCGTACAAGTTGTATCACCCCTTGCAGCGAGTGCACAGTAATAATATGAGTTACTACCTGGATCATCGGGAATATTCGGGATGTAACTTGGCTTAAGATAACCAATACCTGTCGCAGGAACTGTCGTCCATGTCTGAAGTCCTGCAATCGTAGGATAAGTTGAACTTGCATCATAATACATCTCGAGCGCGAGCTGGAGCTGCCCCATATCAGATATGCGACGTGCGTCACGGCTCTTTGCACGTGCGCTTGAAAGCGAGGCGAGTACCACAGAAGAGAGAATACCGATGATTGCGATAACCACAAGAAGTTCAATAAGAGTGAAACCCTTCGATCCCTTAACAGAATGTGTAGACATAGAGTATATTTGTTAGCCGTTGGCTCAACCCATTATACACTAAAAATTAACAAAAACATTACAAACAAATTTAAGTGTAACAGCAACGATAATATGATATCCAACAACAAGCGAAGAATATAAAAACCATCCCCATGGGATGGTAATTATTTGACGCTAGTTTGCAATATCGTAACAGGTTTCTGTACCTCCTGGCTGCTGAGTACCCGACGTAGTACATGTTGCTCCTACTCCGTAGAAGACTGTACCTACAGTTAAGTCAGCATCCGTTGTAAGCGCAGCATTATCAGTGCGCTCAAGGTTTGCACCGAGTGCATATGCGAGTACGGTACCAGAAGTACCACTACACGTTGAAGCGCCCTTTGCTGCCATAGGACAGAAGTAATAGTTTGCCGCTGCCGTTGGATCTGAAGGAACCTTTGGAATATATGCAGGGGATGTGCTTCCAACGCCAGCTGTAGGAACCGCTGCGCTTGTCCACGACTGGAGACCGCCAGCATTGAATGGATAAGATGAGTTTGCATCGAAGTAAAGCTCGAGCGCAAGCTGAATCTGACCAAGATCCGAGACGCGACGAGCATCACGACTCTTTGCACGAGCGGTCGAGAGCGAAGCGAGCACCACCGATGAGAGAATACCGATGATTGCAATAACCACAAGCAATTCAATGAGCGTAAAACCTTTTGACTGCTTTTTTAATGATGTATATGACATAAACTATTAATTACTAGTCCCGTAATTGGGTTATCTAAAGTATAGCATACTATACTAACTTATAGTATTGCTATCCCCTCCCCTGTGGATAACTTTGACCTCGCAAGCTCGGCACCAGGCAAAGTTGCCCGATAGAGACGCCCGTCAACTCACATCCATTTATCATGAATGAAGACATCCATGATAAATGGTGTGGTTCCTGGCCGGACTCGCGACCTCAAAGATTCGGTATCGCTCCGCCTCGTTCGGCGGAAAATGCTCCGCATTTTCTTTTTCGCCTCACGCACCGCGCGCCAAATCAACTCAAGCCGTCGCTCCGCTCCGTCTCTCACGGGTAACTCCCCCTCACGAAGCAATGGCAAAGTTATCCCACAATTTCTCTCGTCGCAAACAATGAAACACTGAGGATTTTTCGTGTCAGCGCATAGCTCTGGAGGGCGACGAATCAGACTCGAAAACGCAAGGAACGACATATGAAACCGCGAGGATTTTTCCGTGCGGTTGCCTCGCTGGAGCCTGACGACGTACAAGTGTACGGCGAAGGCGAAGCGTGAGGCAACCCCGCGGAAAAAGACCGCGGCCTCTTGTACGCTGGTGAACCTCTTCATTCTAAAGAAAAAAGCCCGAGGGCTTTTTCTTTAGAATGAAGAGGTGATGTCATAAATCGGCATAAGGACAGAGGTCAAGAGTCCCCCCACACCAAGTCCAAGCATCACAATCATCGCCGGCTCAATAAGTCCCACCAACGTATCAACAGCATTGTCGACTTCACGCTTGTAGAACTTCGCAAGTGTTTCAAGGATATTCCCGACTTCACCAGTCTCCTCTCCCACACGCACCATTTGCACCATCACCTGAGGAATGAGTGCAGAACGTCCAAGTGCACCCGAAAGCGCAACACCGGTACGCACATCTTGTGCTGCAGTAAGCATCGCTTGACGATAGAGCTCGTTATCCACCACTTCTGCAGAAATCTCAACCGCACGAACCATTGGCACACCTGAAGTGACCATCGTATTGATGTTATCACAAATACGAGAGAGATAGAGCTTGCGATAGAGATCCCCTACATACGGAACCTGCAATGCGATGTTTGCATACACTTCTTTCCCTTCTCGCGACTGACCATAACGGAATGCGAAGAACACACCCACCGCAAGAATAGCGGCAAAGAACAGTCCGTAGTTGATCAAGAAATTCGAAGCTCCAATAACGAAGCGAGTATATATAGGCAACTCCTTCCCTGTCTCAACAATGATTGCAGAAAGCTTTGGAATAACCACCACAAGCATAAGCACCATGACGGATGCGAAAACGACAATAACGAAGGCTGGATACACAAGTGCTTTCTTCGTCTTTGTGACGAGTTCATAGGTACGATCGAGATAATCTGCGAGATATTCAAACGTCTTTGAAAGATTACCTGACTCCTCACCTGCACGCACCATGTTCGTATAGAATGGTGTAAATACATCAGGATATTTCGACATTGCGGCAGCAAGCGTTGAGCCTGCGCGAAGATCTTCGGAAATAGACTCGAGACGATGACGCAATGCAACATTCTCAGTTTCACCCGCAAGAAGTTGGAAGACGCGCAAGGCAGGAACCTGTGCAAGAAAAAGTGTCGAAATCTGTCGCGACAAAATAACAATATCCTTATACTTTACATGCTCCTCGAAGAAAGAGATTTTCTTCATCCAGGCAGGCTGCACGCCCACCTCTGTGACATTCATGACGACTAATCCACGACGCTGTAGTGCAGCAATTGCAAGGTCTTTGCTTGCTGCATCTACCTCACCGCGACGCTCTTGCCCTGAGCTTTGTTCAATGGCGACATACCGAAATTGCATGAGTATATTGTAACATGGAATATGATGCACAAGTCATGAGTCATGCGTCATGAGTCATGAGAAATACGCAAAAATATGGATATTTATTTTAGAGTTTCCAACATACGAGCCAGCAAAAAACCTCAGATTTTGGATGCAGGTTGCCATGCTGGAGGCATGCGAACTCTAGCGAGCCGTAGGTGTTCTACGGTGAGCGAGTCGCATGCCAAAGCATAGCAAGATGCGCCAAAATATGAGGTTTCTACAGCAATCGTTCCAAAGACCTAGGGTTTTGTGAGTGCATGTAGGCTACATCCGCCGACACCTCCCCTGCTTTCACTAATCCTGCAAGAATTCTATTCATATCAATCATGCCGAGCTCAGATCCTGTCTCAATGATCATCGGGATTTCGTGCGTGCGTCGCTCACGAATAAGATTCGCGACCGCATTGTTGTTAATTAAAAGCTCATATGCGGGGACAAGACCTCCTGAAATTCTTGGAATGAGTCGTTGTGAGAAAATGCCTGCGAGCGATCCAGCGAGCTGAACACGAATCTGATCTTGCTGGCCTGCAGGGAATGAGTCGATGATGCGATCGATCGTCTGAGAAGCATTGTTTGTATGGAGCGTCGAGAGAACTAAGTGACCCGTTTCAGCTGCAGTCACTGCTGCTGAAATCGTCTCAAGCCCTCGCATCTCACCAATAAGAATGACATTCACATCTTCACGCAGACATGATCGAAGTGCAACATTAAAATCATCGGTATCAAAGTGCACTTCACGCTGCGAAATCATTGAGCGATCTGCCTGAAAAACATACTCAATAGGATCTTCAATCGTCACAATGTTTTCTGCTCGATCGCGATTGATCATTTCAACCATTGCAGCAAGTGTTGTCGACTTACCTTGTCCGACAGGACCGACGCAAAGGAAGAATCCCTGCTTGCGCTTTGTAAAGAGCTCCAACACCGGAGGGAGACCGAGCTCATGAATAGTCTTCACCTTTTGAGGAACCAAACGGAGTGCGATACCCACTGTACCGCGCTGGAAAAATGCATTACCACGAAAACGTGCTTCTGAACCAAACGAGAATGAGAAGTCAGACTCCTTTGCCGTGAGAAAGCGCTTCATACCCGCCTCATCAAGAAGCTCTTGCACGACTGCACGCGTATCATCAGGAGTAAGTGCAGGATACTTCACCAGTGGCACCAACACTCGTGCAACACGAATAGTAGGAGAACGACCCACTGCAAAGTGGAGATCCGAAGCACCCTCACGAATGACCGTAAGAATAAGTTCCTCAATATATTTACGATAATCTTGAATCATATATTTATATTATTGTGTTACGGTCGCATTTCCAGAGACTTTTCTGGCTTGTGCCTCCTTATAAATTTGACTTACTCGAGCAACCACCTCCGAAGGAGTAGAGGTCGCTTTTACGATATAACCCAATGCGCCCAATTTCACCGCACGCTCGATATCTTCTTCCTCTCCAAGATTCGAAAGCACAACAATCACTGCCTCGGGAGCAAGCTGCTCTGCGCGCACCGACTCCAAGAATTGAAACCCATCGATACCGGGCATTACCAGATCGGTTACGATAATTTCAGGTCTATTACCTGAACGTAACTGCTCAAGTGCTTCCTTAGGGTTTGATTTCGCTACAACCTGATATCCCGACATAGAAAAACGCTGGGAATACATATCGAGCAAAAAACCATCATCTTCTACAAGATAGAGTGTGATTGAATCAGACATGCGTTAATTATATCATGCTAAATTCAAAGTCATGAGTCATGCGTCATGAGTCATGAGAAAAAAGCAAAATACACAGCATAATACTGTGTATTTTTGAGCGCCCTCATGACTCATGACGCATGACTCATGCCTAAATTATATTGTTGATTTCTTCAAACGGAATCACTCCCTGAAATGCCTTTATGAGCGCATCATCTTTCATGGTAATCATGCCCTTTCGACGTGCGATATCATAAATTGCCTGCTCTTCCGGCTTAGTCAAAATGACATGTTCGATATCCTTATCAAGTCGCAAAAATTCGAACACAGGAATACGACCCTTCGTACCCGTCGGACATGCCGCAGAAGGCGTCGCATTATACACATAACTAGGTATGGTGATCTGCGCGCGAATCTCAGCAGGAAGATCAGCAAACTGTTTTTCTGCCATAATACGCTGACTTTCGGTCATTGGAAGCGCAGTCTTGCCATCATCACAGAGCGTACGCAAGAGGCGCTGTCCGACCACCAACGCGAGCGTTGGTGCAATCAAATATGGATCGACGCCCATGTCGATAAGGCGAGGAATAGCTCCTGCTGCCGTATTGGTGTGGAGCGTTGAGAAGACAAGGTGACCAGTAAGTGCTGCTTGAATAGCAAGCTGCGCAGTCTCCTTGTCGCGAATTTCTCCAACCATGATAATGTCTGGGTCTTGGCGCAATATGGAACGAAGACCATTTGCAAAAGTATATCCGATCTCGGGTCGCACCTGTGATTGCGAAACGCCTTGCATGCTATATTCGACTGGATCTTCAAGCGAAACAACATTATATTTCTCACGATCAAGCTCCCCAAGCATCGTATAGAGCGTCGTTGTCTTACCTGAACCGGTTGGACCCGTTACAAGGATAAGTCCATATGGCATCGCAAGCACATTGCGCAGTTCATTCTCTCTGGTTTTATCTAGGCCGATTTGATCAAGGGGACGAATACCACGCGAGGAATCAAGAATACGCATCACAACCTTCTCTCCGAAATATGCTGGGAATGTCGAAACACGGAAGTCGACACGTCGATCATCCATTTTCACAGAGAAACGTCCGTCTTGCGGTTTGCGTTTCTCATCAAGCTTAAGCTGAGCCAAAATCTTAATACGTGCAACAACAGCGCTATGGATATTCGTTGGAAGAATGATTGATGTATACATTGCACCATCAACACGAAAACGCACGCGCACACGCTCCCCCATGTGCTCGATATGCACGTCAGACGCATTCCCCTCCACCGCATGACGCAAAAGCACGGC from Candidatus Paceibacterota bacterium harbors:
- the ligA gene encoding NAD-dependent DNA ligase LigA; the protein is MTKPGKDILERIAKLREAINHYREQYHVYDKEEISPEALDSLKDELVRIEAEYPELITPDSPSQRIAGRPLAAFKKVKHKVPQWSLGDIFTVEDMREFDERVKRMLVQETGKHVIPTYVCELKIDGLKLVLEYVKGKLVLALTRGDGVVGEDVTHNARTIESVPLTLKEPHDLIVEGEAWLSTTELARLNKERTAKGEPLFANPRNAAAGTLRQLDARIAAERKLDTFIYEMGAYDGERPKTQQENLELMRRLGFKVNPHFKVCKSVDEVIAFWKHWQTRTRAEEYWIDGVVVKVAEKEYQDALGYTGKGPRWAIAFKFPTEQVTTVVEDIVLQVGRTGVITPVAHLRPVSVLGTTVSRATLHNEDEIVRLDVRIGDTVVLEKAGDVIPDIIAVIPELRPKGSKPFRFPDFVEGIGKIERIPGQVAHRAVDADSFAQKLRKLSYVVGKSALNVVGCGPKIVEQLMREGLVTSVADFYTLTKGDLVNLEGWGEKSAEQLVDAFSERKHVPLSRFIVALAIPQIGEETAHDLATYFGSFDAFFAADREALLAVNGIGETMADEILNWRHNKHAQHDLERLRALVVVENESVVRSGALMGMTVVVTGGLETLSRDEAKQLIRDAGGSPGGSVSKETSLVVAGSDAGSKLAKAQQLGIKVIDEKEFLYMIGKK
- a CDS encoding type II secretion system protein; its protein translation is MKQRGFTLIEIIVATAIFTMVVTIAVGALTSLNNTSREARAMRVVMDNANSAMDAIARTIRMGIRFDCGANFPGDASDGRQSDCTYQSGGSSKLRFYGPGGLSSSMQEQQFRFNATSSSVERMLANSGTWERMTAPEVEVTSLKFYVRGAPLDLDQPIVTMIMTGIAHVSKTARNFTVQTSITPRTPNSHLVTPS
- a CDS encoding prepilin-type N-terminal cleavage/methylation domain-containing protein, which encodes MLFHILPKQKNRGFSFIELSISIAIFATLSTVTVLSYNNFNNRIGVDILAHQIAQFGHEAQVNSLSVKRSFNGTYAGYGVHFDRASTTQFVFFADLDGDYVFDNSGNCSVVGAECEKKINLLKGVTISALCGLRSGATHAGSADCTSGISTDFAQSFDFVFKRPSPDAAIRGKPSAVAPPEAFSVAQVIIKSNKGYQRIVEFWNTGQISVK
- a CDS encoding prepilin peptidase, which encodes MDISALFYFVNTGLIFIFGLIIGSFLNVVVLRMGSGRTLGGRSKCMNCGKPLKWYMLIPLVSFIIQGGRCAYCRGKLSFQYPIVEALTGLLVLVAAQHTHFSLFSYTPLIAAQFAIDAVALATLVVISAYDFRHKIIPDSLSLLFAFVGIAAVALRAYEAAWPSLMPLFVSVPRWIDVAAAPLLAVPLAAIWYFSRGRAMGLGDAKLVWGVAWFLGLLGGLSALIFAFWLAAIPSVVILLMKKGSMRTEVPFGPFIALATVLVYYYGWSVLTLSLSFY
- a CDS encoding type II secretion system protein encodes the protein MSKNLIKGSKGFTLIELLVVIAIIGILSSVVLASLSTARAKSRDARRISDVGQIQLALELYYDASSSYPIRNAVNAITASSTELGVLSPTYIPKVPTDPTASTYYVYGGTTTSYIIAAKLERGDNTALLSDSDKTGVFSFNGTSISCDNTAGTPQGQATPTELCYDVSN
- a CDS encoding prepilin-type N-terminal cleavage/methylation domain-containing protein, encoding MSTHSVKGSKGFTLIELLVVIAIIGILSSVVLASLSSARAKSRDARRISDMGQLQLALEMYYDASSTYPTIAGLQTWTTVPATGIGYLKPSYIPNIPDDPGSNSYYYCALAARGDTTCTGSVSATAYLLGADLEINASSSAPLATDGDTANTVFFGRGSRCNLNSGTEACYDLAP
- a CDS encoding prepilin-type N-terminal cleavage/methylation domain-containing protein yields the protein MSYTSLKKQSKGFTLIELLVVIAIIGILSSVVLASLSTARAKSRDARRVSDLGQIQLALELYFDANSSYPFNAGGLQSWTSAAVPTAGVGSTSPAYIPKVPSDPTAAANYYFCPMAAKGASTCSGTSGTVLAYALGANLERTDNAALTTDADLTVGTVFYGVGATCTTSGTQQPGGTETCYDIAN
- a CDS encoding type II secretion system F family protein, producing MQFRYVAIEQSSGQERRGEVDAASKDLAIAALQRRGLVVMNVTEVGVQPAWMKKISFFEEHVKYKDIVILSRQISTLFLAQVPALRVFQLLAGETENVALRHRLESISEDLRAGSTLAAAMSKYPDVFTPFYTNMVRAGEESGNLSKTFEYLADYLDRTYELVTKTKKALVYPAFVIVVFASVMVLMLVVVIPKLSAIIVETGKELPIYTRFVIGASNFLINYGLFFAAILAVGVFFAFRYGQSREGKEVYANIALQVPYVGDLYRKLYLSRICDNINTMVTSGVPMVRAVEISAEVVDNELYRQAMLTAAQDVRTGVALSGALGRSALIPQVMVQMVRVGEETGEVGNILETLAKFYKREVDNAVDTLVGLIEPAMIVMLGLGVGGLLTSVLMPIYDITSSF
- a CDS encoding PilT/PilU family type 4a pilus ATPase, with amino-acid sequence MIQDYRKYIEELILTVIREGASDLHFAVGRSPTIRVARVLVPLVKYPALTPDDTRAVVQELLDEAGMKRFLTAKESDFSFSFGSEARFRGNAFFQRGTVGIALRLVPQKVKTIHELGLPPVLELFTKRKQGFFLCVGPVGQGKSTTLAAMVEMINRDRAENIVTIEDPIEYVFQADRSMISQREVHFDTDDFNVALRSCLREDVNVILIGEMRGLETISAAVTAAETGHLVLSTLHTNNASQTIDRIIDSFPAGQQDQIRVQLAGSLAGIFSQRLIPRISGGLVPAYELLINNNAVANLIRERRTHEIPMIIETGSELGMIDMNRILAGLVKAGEVSADVAYMHSQNPRSLERLL
- a CDS encoding response regulator, which encodes MSDSITLYLVEDDGFLLDMYSQRFSMSGYQVVAKSNPKEALEQLRSGNRPEIIVTDLVMPGIDGFQFLESVRAEQLAPEAVIVVLSNLGEEEDIERAVKLGALGYIVKATSTPSEVVARVSQIYKEAQARKVSGNATVTQ